A region from the Lolium perenne isolate Kyuss_39 chromosome 4, Kyuss_2.0, whole genome shotgun sequence genome encodes:
- the LOC127332559 gene encoding zinc finger protein 36: MVAAMQALFDPTALSLSLGLPAAPALNKDDYLAICLAALARTGQPQQVEAAGKWCPRPAPAEDLRFRCAVCGKAFASYQALGGHKSSHRKPPPTGVDHYAAAAAVSAHASASEDTAASSGGSTSGPHRCTICRRGFATGQALGGHKRCHYWDGTSVSMSMSVSLSASASGSSAVRNFDLNLLPVPESAGMKRWTEEEEVQSPLPAKKLRMSN, encoded by the coding sequence atggtggccGCCATGCAAGCCCTCTTCGACCCGAccgcgctctccctctccctgGGCCTCCCCGCCGCGCCGGCGCTCAACAAGGACGACTACCTCGCCATCTGCCTCGCCGCGCTCGCCCGTACCGGCCAACCACAGCAGGTGGAGGCCGCCGGCAAGTGGTGCCCGCGCCCCGCGCCGGCGGAGGACCTCCGCTTCCGCTGCGCGGTCTGCGGCAAGGCCTTCGCGTCCTACCAGGCGCTCGGCGGCCACAAGTCTAGCCACCGCAAGCCACCACCCACCGGGGTTGACCACTACGCCGCCGCTGCGGCCGTCTCCGCGCACGCGTCCGCCTCGGAGGATACGGCGGCGTCGTCCGGCGGGAGCACCAGTGGCCCGCACCGCTGCACCATCTGCAGGAGGGGCTTCGCCACGGGGCAGGCGCTCGGCGGCCACAAGCGCTGCCACTACTGGGACGGCACCTCCGTGTCCATGTCCATGTCCGTTTCACTGTCCGCCTCCGCGTCGGGGTCGTCGGCCGTCAGGAACTTCGACCTAAACCTTCTGCCGGTGCCGGAGAGCGCCGGGATGAAGAGgtggacggaggaggaggaggtgcagAGCCCGCTGCCGGCCAAGAAGCTTCGGATGTCTAATTAG